In the Flagellimonas sp. MMG031 genome, one interval contains:
- a CDS encoding GDSL-type esterase/lipase family protein, with product MKHLFIALLLAPFLVFGQTDNPFKDEVKSIQQKNDSLWDSSRPTIVFTGSSSIRFWNDVQQRFPQHQVLNTGFGGSQFSDLELYLDELILNYKPVKVFIYEGDNDIFAKKRPRKILKKAEAILNTLQERNPNMEIVLISAKPSISRWKYRGRYRRLNRKLDRLASKTEGIVFVDVWYPMLDNRKVKQDIFVEDGLHMNEKGYDIWYDVIKNYMD from the coding sequence ATGAAACATCTTTTTATTGCGTTGCTCTTGGCCCCCTTTTTGGTTTTTGGGCAAACCGATAATCCGTTCAAGGACGAGGTAAAATCCATACAGCAAAAAAATGATTCCCTTTGGGATTCCTCTCGCCCAACCATTGTTTTTACCGGTAGTTCCAGTATCCGTTTTTGGAACGATGTCCAACAGCGGTTTCCCCAGCACCAAGTGCTCAATACGGGATTTGGAGGTTCCCAATTCTCGGATTTGGAGCTTTATTTGGATGAACTGATATTGAATTACAAGCCTGTAAAGGTCTTTATTTATGAAGGGGATAATGATATTTTCGCCAAAAAAAGGCCTCGAAAAATCCTGAAAAAGGCCGAAGCCATTCTAAATACCTTACAAGAACGAAACCCAAACATGGAAATTGTGCTGATTTCCGCCAAACCCAGTATTTCTCGCTGGAAATACCGTGGCAGGTATCGAAGATTGAACAGAAAACTGGACCGATTGGCATCCAAAACTGAAGGAATCGTTTTTGTCGATGTTTGGTACCCTATGTTGGACAACAGAAAGGTAAAGCAAGACATTTTTGTGGAGGATGGCCTGCACATGAACGAAAAAGGATATGACATCTGGTACGATGTCATCAAAAATTACATGGACTAA
- a CDS encoding glycosyltransferase family 39 protein: MISTTRYWFYLALIVLVYIIGMFVTLMENDSAQFAVMAMRMVQENDFLSLFKGPEEYLDKPHMHYWLAALSYKLFGIHDWAYRIPGILSTLLGAYSCYHLGKLLYNKEVGRLASLIFMTAQTIVLANIDVRTDAVLTGFAIFSIWQLVTYVEKNTLKSIALGAFGAGMAFSTKGQIALVVIGISLLCHLAYTRKWQSLLHWKVVVAILVFALTISPMLYAYYHQFDLHPEKVIRGKDNRSGIFFIFWEQSFERMSGEGIGKNSSYFFFFFHTFLWVFLPWTVLALLGYWMKVKAFWKVKFSYRPNLEFLTVGGISILFLLISFAQFKLPHYMNILMPLYAILSAGFLFMLHQKEQKKMAKVILGIQYFILGLVVIFMVLISFLVFQLEHWYGYALLLIAIGTVGYIILQKDTPYTKIATVALWSSVLLNGFMNAHFYPKLLEYQGGSNMAAIVEETQIPVDRIYKISERYSWSLDFYNKKPVQITSLDDIASKSDVWVYATDDELQKLKQKGVAWDDQITVDQFRITRLQIKFLNPNTREEKLNQMHLVHLD; encoded by the coding sequence ATGATATCCACCACGCGATACTGGTTTTACTTGGCACTGATTGTATTGGTGTACATCATTGGGATGTTCGTCACCTTAATGGAAAACGATTCGGCCCAATTTGCCGTAATGGCGATGCGCATGGTGCAGGAAAATGATTTTTTAAGCCTGTTCAAAGGGCCCGAAGAGTATCTGGATAAGCCCCACATGCATTATTGGTTGGCCGCACTTTCGTACAAATTGTTCGGTATCCACGATTGGGCATACCGTATTCCCGGTATTTTGTCGACCTTATTGGGTGCCTACAGCTGCTACCACCTGGGAAAATTATTGTATAACAAGGAGGTGGGACGATTGGCCTCTTTGATTTTTATGACGGCCCAAACCATCGTATTGGCCAATATCGATGTACGTACCGATGCTGTTTTGACCGGATTTGCCATTTTCTCCATTTGGCAACTGGTTACCTATGTAGAGAAAAATACCCTAAAAAGCATCGCTCTAGGTGCCTTTGGGGCAGGCATGGCCTTTTCCACCAAAGGGCAGATAGCCTTGGTGGTCATCGGGATATCGCTGCTCTGTCATTTGGCGTATACCCGAAAGTGGCAATCATTGCTACATTGGAAGGTTGTTGTGGCGATTTTGGTATTCGCGTTGACCATTTCGCCCATGCTTTATGCCTATTACCATCAATTTGATTTGCACCCCGAGAAAGTGATTCGCGGAAAGGACAACCGCAGTGGTATCTTTTTTATTTTTTGGGAGCAGAGCTTCGAACGGATGAGCGGAGAGGGGATAGGGAAGAACAGTAGCTACTTTTTCTTTTTCTTCCATACGTTTTTGTGGGTGTTCCTGCCGTGGACCGTACTCGCCTTATTGGGGTATTGGATGAAGGTCAAGGCGTTTTGGAAGGTCAAGTTCTCTTACCGTCCGAATTTGGAATTTTTGACCGTGGGCGGAATTTCGATTTTGTTCCTCCTCATCAGTTTTGCACAGTTCAAACTGCCCCACTACATGAACATCCTCATGCCACTGTACGCAATCTTGTCGGCAGGATTTTTATTTATGCTGCATCAAAAGGAACAAAAGAAAATGGCAAAGGTGATTCTAGGCATCCAATATTTTATATTGGGGTTGGTGGTCATCTTTATGGTATTGATCAGTTTTTTAGTGTTCCAATTGGAACATTGGTACGGTTATGCGCTGTTGCTAATAGCCATTGGTACGGTTGGTTACATCATCCTACAAAAAGATACACCATATACAAAAATTGCCACGGTTGCTTTATGGAGCTCGGTACTATTGAATGGATTTATGAATGCCCATTTTTATCCCAAACTGCTCGAATATCAGGGTGGCTCTAATATGGCCGCTATAGTTGAAGAGACACAGATTCCAGTGGACAGGATCTACAAGATTTCGGAACGCTATTCATGGTCGTTGGATTTCTATAATAAAAAACCGGTTCAAATCACCTCGCTGGACGACATTGCCTCCAAAAGTGATGTTTGGGTCTATGCCACGGATGATGAATTGCAGAAGCTGAAGCAAAAAGGTGTGGCCTGGGATGATCAGATTACGGTAGATCAATTCCGAATTACCCGATTGCAGATCAAATTTTTGAATCCGAACACGAGGGAAGAAAAATTGAACCAAATGCATTTGGTGCACTTGGACTAA
- a CDS encoding sigma-70 family RNA polymerase sigma factor, which yields MKLYRQYCDGMFCVAMRFLKNPDDAEDVLQDSFIKAFQRIEQFKGDVTFGAWLKRIVVNGSIDFLKSKHQRTVELNENYMQVAADDDWSVEEGISMDQVKEAIDELAPKYKYVVQLFLVEGYDHSEISEILDITETTSRTRLLRGKAQLKEKLKDLAYGT from the coding sequence ATGAAACTGTACCGTCAGTATTGCGATGGGATGTTCTGTGTGGCCATGCGGTTCCTTAAAAATCCGGATGATGCCGAAGATGTGTTGCAGGATTCGTTCATAAAGGCGTTTCAGCGGATTGAGCAGTTTAAGGGTGATGTCACGTTCGGGGCTTGGTTGAAACGTATAGTGGTGAATGGGAGTATCGACTTTTTAAAGTCGAAACACCAACGAACGGTAGAGTTAAACGAAAATTATATGCAAGTTGCCGCCGATGATGACTGGTCTGTGGAAGAAGGCATCTCCATGGATCAGGTCAAGGAAGCCATCGACGAACTGGCACCAAAATATAAATATGTAGTGCAATTGTTTCTGGTGGAAGGATACGACCACAGTGAGATTTCCGAAATTCTGGACATAACGGAAACAACATCTAGAACGAGGCTCTTAAGAGGAAAGGCACAACTGAAAGAAAAATTAAAGGATTTGGCTTATGGCACGTGA
- a CDS encoding Ohr family peroxiredoxin — MKTIFEAQATNTGGRSGHVKSEDGVLDFPISMPNSKGKPDPKSTNPEELFAAAYSTCYAGAVQAVAKNHNIDDLGDFNVTAIVAFNKEEDGFFLEVTLDTYLPTVDKEMGETIIKEAHEMCPYSKATRDNITVHLNLMLDE, encoded by the coding sequence ATGAAGACTATTTTTGAGGCTCAGGCCACCAATACGGGCGGAAGGTCAGGACATGTAAAGAGTGAGGACGGTGTTTTGGATTTTCCGATAAGCATGCCCAATTCCAAAGGAAAACCGGACCCAAAATCCACCAATCCCGAAGAACTCTTTGCGGCAGCCTATTCCACCTGCTATGCCGGTGCCGTGCAGGCCGTAGCCAAAAATCACAATATTGACGACCTAGGGGATTTTAATGTAACCGCCATTGTGGCCTTTAATAAGGAAGAGGATGGTTTTTTCTTGGAAGTGACCTTGGATACCTATTTACCTACGGTAGACAAGGAAATGGGGGAGACCATTATCAAGGAAGCCCACGAAATGTGCCCGTATAGCAAGGCTACCCGCGATAATATCACCGTTCACTTAAACTTAATGTTGGACGAATAA
- a CDS encoding glycosyltransferase family 2 protein gives MSTVTDSLLSIVVPLYNEEDNVVLLTQKINESLEGYNYQIVYVDDFSTDKTRFKVKEMDDKRVHLIELKKNYGQSLALAAGIDYAEGEYIITMDGDLQNDPSDIPGMLEYAIGEEYDLVTGIRQKRKDSLVKKIPSKIANFLVRRVTKLDIKDNGCALKVFTKDIAKSLNLYGEMHRFITLLAHLEGAQIKQVPVKHHARHAGVSKYGLERVFKVVADMMLLLFIRKYFQRPIHLFGIFGVLLVILGILINVYLLIVKLGFGQDIGTRPLLIFGMMFIVGGIQLFTIGIVMELLIRTYYESQQKRPYRIKKISIGDGKAA, from the coding sequence ATGAGCACCGTTACCGATTCCCTGTTATCCATAGTGGTTCCTTTGTACAACGAGGAGGACAATGTGGTTCTTTTGACCCAGAAGATCAACGAAAGTCTGGAGGGGTACAACTACCAAATTGTATATGTGGATGACTTTTCCACGGACAAAACGCGCTTCAAGGTCAAGGAAATGGACGATAAAAGAGTCCACTTGATCGAACTCAAAAAAAATTATGGCCAAAGTTTGGCCCTCGCTGCCGGAATTGACTATGCCGAAGGCGAATACATTATCACCATGGATGGTGACCTGCAAAACGATCCCTCCGATATTCCGGGCATGCTGGAATATGCCATTGGTGAAGAATATGATCTGGTCACCGGAATACGTCAAAAACGGAAAGACTCCCTTGTTAAAAAAATTCCCTCCAAAATCGCCAACTTTTTGGTGCGCAGGGTAACCAAATTGGACATTAAGGACAATGGTTGCGCCCTCAAGGTATTTACCAAGGATATTGCCAAAAGCCTAAACCTTTATGGGGAAATGCACCGTTTTATTACGCTTTTGGCCCATTTGGAAGGCGCACAGATCAAACAAGTCCCCGTAAAGCACCATGCCAGGCACGCAGGAGTTTCCAAATATGGGTTGGAGCGTGTTTTTAAGGTAGTGGCCGATATGATGCTGTTGCTCTTTATTCGAAAATATTTCCAACGGCCCATTCACTTGTTCGGGATTTTCGGGGTATTGCTGGTAATCCTTGGTATTTTAATCAATGTGTACCTATTAATCGTCAAACTCGGCTTTGGACAGGATATCGGTACCCGGCCATTGCTAATTTTCGGGATGATGTTCATTGTGGGGGGAATCCAATTGTTTACTATCGGAATTGTAATGGAACTCTTGATCCGTACCTACTACGAATCCCAGCAAAAACGTCCGTATCGCATCAAAAAAATCAGCATAGGTGACGGAAAAGCTGCGTAA
- a CDS encoding lysylphosphatidylglycerol synthase transmembrane domain-containing protein yields the protein MTEKLRKKGITALKIVISAVLIYFIFTKIELKDVLQTLKKSDPLYLSLAVLFFVLSKVISAIRTNLYFHQIGAPLTQWSNLKLSLLGMFYNLFLPGGIGGDAYKGYVVQREYQPGTKKVVSSILLDRLSGMLLLFVYACLLAILSKNAFFQKFYGLFIAAFPLSIVVFWFVNKTFFTSILPVFWKSLGFSAMVQMAQLISVLFILKALSVSLDTVEYLFVFLISSIVSVIPLTIGGIGSREVTFLYGAKWLGLDESTSIGVSFAFFLITALISLFGVIYHFKKPKLESVT from the coding sequence GTGACGGAAAAGCTGCGTAAAAAAGGTATCACCGCGTTAAAAATTGTGATTAGCGCAGTGCTGATCTACTTTATTTTCACCAAAATAGAGCTGAAAGATGTACTGCAAACGCTAAAAAAAAGCGACCCGCTCTACTTATCCTTGGCTGTGTTGTTTTTTGTGTTGTCGAAGGTAATTTCGGCCATTCGGACCAACTTATATTTTCATCAAATTGGAGCGCCCCTTACGCAATGGAGCAATCTAAAATTATCCCTGTTGGGGATGTTCTATAACCTGTTTTTGCCAGGTGGAATTGGCGGTGATGCGTACAAAGGCTACGTCGTCCAAAGAGAATATCAACCGGGAACCAAAAAAGTGGTGTCGAGCATACTCTTAGATCGGTTGAGCGGTATGCTCCTGCTTTTTGTGTATGCCTGCTTGCTGGCCATACTATCCAAAAACGCTTTTTTTCAAAAGTTTTACGGCCTATTTATAGCTGCCTTTCCCCTGAGCATTGTGGTGTTCTGGTTCGTGAATAAGACATTTTTTACATCGATTCTACCCGTTTTTTGGAAATCTTTGGGGTTTTCGGCCATGGTACAAATGGCTCAGCTCATCAGTGTTTTGTTTATTCTGAAGGCCTTGTCCGTTAGTTTGGACACCGTCGAGTATTTGTTTGTATTTCTGATTTCTTCCATTGTATCGGTCATTCCTTTGACCATTGGAGGTATTGGAAGTCGGGAAGTCACTTTTTTATATGGTGCCAAATGGTTGGGGTTGGATGAAAGCACGTCCATTGGGGTCAGTTTTGCTTTCTTTTTGATTACCGCCCTGATTTCTCTTTTTGGAGTCATCTATCATTTTAAAAAGCCAAAACTGGAATCAGTAACTTAG
- the mazG gene encoding nucleoside triphosphate pyrophosphohydrolase → MNMRSEQLAAFDRLLTIMDELREQCPWDRKQTMQSLRHLTIEETYELGDAILDNDLEEVKKELGDILLHIVFYAKIGSETQDFDIADVANGICEKLINRHPHIYGDVKVENEEEVKQNWENIKLKEGKKSVLEGVPNGLPSLVKANRIQDKVAGVGFDWEKPEQVFEKLQEELAELQEEVRTQDADKMESEFGDVLFSMVNYARFLKINPENALERTNKKFIKRFQYLEQKAKENGKSMKDMTLAEMDVYWEEAKKL, encoded by the coding sequence ATGAACATGAGATCGGAACAGTTGGCCGCTTTTGACCGTCTTTTGACCATAATGGACGAGTTGCGGGAGCAGTGCCCTTGGGATAGGAAGCAGACCATGCAAAGCCTACGTCACCTGACCATTGAGGAGACCTACGAATTGGGCGATGCCATTCTCGATAATGATTTGGAAGAGGTAAAGAAGGAACTGGGCGATATTTTACTGCACATCGTTTTTTATGCAAAAATCGGTTCGGAAACACAGGATTTTGATATTGCCGACGTAGCCAATGGCATCTGTGAAAAACTCATCAACCGCCATCCGCATATTTATGGTGATGTTAAAGTAGAAAATGAAGAGGAGGTCAAGCAAAACTGGGAGAACATCAAGCTAAAAGAGGGGAAGAAAAGTGTGTTGGAAGGTGTTCCCAATGGGTTGCCATCCTTGGTCAAGGCCAACCGTATCCAAGACAAGGTGGCAGGAGTGGGATTTGATTGGGAAAAACCCGAACAGGTCTTTGAAAAACTGCAAGAGGAATTGGCCGAGCTTCAAGAGGAGGTGCGGACGCAAGATGCCGATAAAATGGAATCTGAATTTGGCGATGTGCTTTTTTCCATGGTGAATTACGCCCGTTTTTTAAAAATCAACCCGGAAAATGCTTTGGAACGGACCAATAAAAAGTTCATCAAGCGCTTTCAATATCTGGAACAGAAAGCCAAGGAAAATGGAAAATCCATGAAGGATATGACCTTGGCAGAAATGGATGTTTACTGGGAAGAGGCGAAGAAACTTTAA
- the meaB gene encoding methylmalonyl Co-A mutase-associated GTPase MeaB encodes MADDNKTPENTISKIKALRKQELSADALAQGIFDGNKAMLAKAITLLESTKPEHAEKANAVIEKCLSKPSQSIRLGITGVPGVGKSSFIETLGKTLTEKGNKVAVLAVDPTSSLSKGSILGDKTRMETLAKDPNAFIRPSPSGSSLGGVAQKTRESIMLCEAAGYNVILVETVGVGQSEIAVHSMVDFFLLLKLSGAGDELQGIKRGIMEMADAIAINKADGSNKEHAQLAVTEFSRALHLYPPKANGWIPKVKKCSAVENTGIIEIWEMVQRFVSHTKENGFFEKNRQQQNKNWFLQTVDEYIKQFFHQKETFKKEQAKLLTDIESHKISPFYAAKLLLDKITKEL; translated from the coding sequence TTGGCAGACGATAACAAAACACCCGAAAACACCATTTCCAAAATCAAGGCACTCCGAAAACAGGAACTTTCGGCAGATGCGTTGGCTCAAGGAATATTTGATGGAAACAAAGCCATGCTGGCCAAGGCCATCACGCTTTTGGAGAGCACCAAACCGGAACATGCAGAAAAAGCCAACGCGGTTATCGAAAAATGTCTGTCCAAGCCCAGCCAAAGCATTCGGTTGGGTATCACAGGTGTTCCCGGAGTCGGCAAAAGTTCGTTCATCGAAACCTTGGGCAAAACCTTGACCGAAAAGGGCAACAAGGTGGCCGTTTTGGCCGTCGACCCGACCAGCTCGTTGAGCAAGGGGAGCATTTTGGGCGACAAGACACGAATGGAGACCTTGGCAAAGGACCCGAATGCCTTTATCCGTCCGTCCCCTTCCGGTAGCTCTTTGGGCGGGGTGGCACAAAAAACCCGAGAAAGCATCATGCTCTGCGAGGCTGCAGGGTACAATGTGATTTTAGTGGAAACGGTCGGTGTGGGCCAAAGCGAAATTGCCGTCCACAGCATGGTCGATTTTTTTCTGCTGCTCAAATTATCGGGAGCGGGAGACGAACTGCAGGGCATCAAAAGGGGCATCATGGAGATGGCCGATGCCATTGCCATCAACAAAGCGGATGGCAGCAACAAGGAACATGCGCAATTGGCCGTAACTGAATTTTCAAGGGCCTTGCACCTATATCCTCCCAAAGCTAATGGTTGGATACCCAAAGTGAAGAAATGCTCTGCGGTAGAAAACACGGGAATCATAGAAATTTGGGAAATGGTACAACGTTTTGTGTCGCACACCAAGGAAAATGGTTTTTTTGAAAAGAACCGGCAGCAACAGAACAAAAATTGGTTCCTTCAGACCGTGGATGAATACATTAAGCAATTTTTCCATCAAAAAGAAACCTTTAAAAAGGAACAGGCCAAACTATTGACGGATATCGAATCACACAAAATCTCCCCCTTTTATGCCGCAAAACTCCTGTTGGACAAGATTACCAAGGAACTTTAA
- a CDS encoding phosphatase PAP2 family protein, which produces MLEQLLQYDKELFLFLNGLGTETWDGFWMFMTTTRNSAPLYLLLLYLSYRSFGWKGTGIVLVSIALLITCTDQLSNFFKYGVGRLRPCHDPEVSPAMRLVKSYCGGQFGYFSAHAANSFGPAIFFTVMFRNKVKYISWVLLLWAGVVAYSRIYIGVHYPLDVLTGALVGSLFGWLWAKLAIFAFQKTGV; this is translated from the coding sequence ATGCTGGAGCAACTACTGCAATACGATAAAGAACTGTTTTTGTTTCTCAACGGATTGGGGACCGAAACTTGGGACGGCTTTTGGATGTTCATGACCACCACCCGAAATTCCGCTCCACTTTATCTGCTATTGCTCTATTTGTCATATCGAAGCTTTGGCTGGAAGGGAACGGGAATTGTTTTGGTATCCATTGCCCTGCTGATTACCTGTACGGACCAACTATCCAACTTTTTTAAATATGGCGTAGGTCGATTGCGGCCTTGTCACGATCCAGAAGTAAGTCCAGCCATGCGTTTGGTGAAAAGCTATTGTGGCGGGCAATTTGGATATTTTTCCGCCCATGCAGCCAATTCGTTTGGTCCCGCTATTTTCTTTACGGTGATGTTCAGGAACAAGGTAAAGTACATTTCTTGGGTGTTGTTGCTTTGGGCCGGTGTGGTGGCCTATAGCCGAATTTACATTGGTGTGCACTATCCGTTGGATGTGCTTACTGGCGCTTTGGTAGGTTCACTGTTCGGGTGGTTATGGGCCAAGTTGGCTATATTTGCTTTCCAAAAAACAGGGGTATGA
- a CDS encoding MATE family efflux transporter produces MFQNYTKEFAYNLKLSYPVILGMLGHTFVAFADNIMVGQLGTAELAAVSLGNSFVFIAMSLGIGFSTAITPLVAEADGAKDRAAGKSALKHGLVLCTLLGLSLFGLILLAKPLMHHMKQPPEVVELALPYLDLVAFSLVPLIIFQAFKQFSEGLSQTKYPMYATILANVVNITLNYLFIFGSFGFPKLGIVGAAIGTLASRVIMVAFIWYLLKRKKKFESYVTHFNFKEIENRVMKKIISLGFPSALQMFFEVAIFTAAIWLSGVLGKNAQAANQIALNLSSMTFMVGMGLSVAAMVRVGNQKGLRNHKELKRIAESIFFLTLILEVAFAAIFLLGRHWFPTIYLDVDDIVNQADNAEVIIVAAELLLVAAFFQISDGLQVVVLGALRGLQDVKIPTFITFVAYWLIGFPISYYLGLYTRFESAGIWIGLLSGLTASAVMLYLRFNFLTKKLIEE; encoded by the coding sequence GTGTTTCAAAACTACACCAAGGAATTTGCCTATAATCTAAAACTGTCGTATCCCGTGATTTTGGGAATGTTGGGGCACACTTTTGTGGCCTTTGCGGACAATATCATGGTAGGGCAATTGGGAACGGCCGAACTGGCTGCCGTTTCTTTGGGAAACAGTTTTGTTTTTATTGCGATGTCACTCGGAATCGGTTTTTCCACAGCCATCACCCCTTTGGTGGCCGAAGCGGACGGCGCCAAGGACCGGGCTGCCGGGAAAAGTGCCCTAAAACATGGTTTGGTGCTCTGTACCTTGTTGGGATTGTCCCTTTTTGGGCTCATTTTGCTGGCCAAACCGTTGATGCACCACATGAAGCAACCTCCCGAAGTGGTGGAATTGGCCTTACCCTATTTGGATTTGGTCGCTTTTTCGTTGGTGCCCCTGATTATTTTTCAAGCATTTAAACAGTTTTCGGAGGGACTTTCCCAGACCAAATACCCCATGTATGCGACCATATTGGCCAATGTGGTGAACATCACCTTAAATTATTTGTTCATTTTTGGTTCCTTCGGATTCCCCAAACTAGGTATTGTTGGTGCTGCGATAGGTACCTTGGCTTCGCGTGTGATTATGGTGGCCTTTATTTGGTATCTGTTGAAGCGAAAGAAGAAATTTGAATCCTATGTGACCCATTTCAATTTTAAGGAAATTGAGAATCGGGTGATGAAAAAAATCATAAGTCTTGGTTTTCCCTCGGCCCTGCAAATGTTTTTTGAGGTAGCCATCTTTACTGCGGCCATCTGGTTGAGTGGGGTGTTGGGTAAAAATGCTCAAGCGGCCAACCAAATTGCCTTGAACCTGAGCAGTATGACTTTTATGGTGGGCATGGGGCTCAGTGTGGCGGCCATGGTCCGTGTGGGCAATCAAAAAGGACTGCGCAACCACAAGGAATTGAAACGAATTGCGGAATCCATTTTTTTCCTGACCCTGATTTTGGAAGTGGCCTTCGCGGCTATTTTCTTGTTGGGAAGGCATTGGTTCCCTACCATTTATTTGGACGTGGACGATATTGTCAACCAAGCCGATAACGCCGAAGTGATCATTGTCGCAGCCGAGCTACTTTTGGTGGCGGCCTTCTTTCAGATTTCCGATGGCCTACAGGTCGTGGTTTTGGGCGCATTGCGGGGTTTGCAAGATGTGAAGATACCTACTTTTATCACCTTTGTGGCCTACTGGTTAATTGGTTTTCCCATTAGTTATTATTTGGGGCTGTATACCCGGTTTGAAAGCGCGGGCATTTGGATTGGATTGTTGTCCGGGCTAACCGCATCTGCTGTAATGTTGTATCTTCGATTTAACTTTTTGACCAAGAAATTGATTGAAGAATAG
- a CDS encoding family 20 glycosylhydrolase, producing MIYRSILLFVAVLCIAACQTEKREINFPKTDLASAPLIPKPIKTISTGSAFGLDAGTAIYTTTTDPEFEKVGQFLSDQIKSKTGLALGVNTPSEANLERLIYINQSDSVELDNPEAYQLYIKKDSILLNAKTAAGAFRGVQTLRQLIPEKSNDTLTDGRMWVIPSGKIMDAPKFGYRGSMLDVARHFFTVEEVKKYIDALAYYKFNTLHLHLSDDQGWRIEIKSWPKLTEVGGASEVGGGEGGFYTQEEYKDIVAYAADRHMTIVPEIDMPGHTNAASLSYPFLHYAGAETPRVRTDMKVGYSSFDAQKDTVYSFLDDVIGEIAAMTPGPYFHIGGDESHVTKKSDYILFVEKVEKIVQKHNKRMIGWDEIAQADIDASSIAQFWNEPENALKAAENGSKIIMSPAKKTYLDMKYDSISEYGLKWAGYIPVDVGYQWDPESYVEGLPVEHILGIEAPLWSETISNSAELEYLAFPRVIGYGELGWSPSEHLNWDDYKERLTAQVPYLEAMDINYYPTKLVDWNKE from the coding sequence GTGATTTACAGATCTATTTTGCTGTTCGTTGCAGTACTCTGCATAGCAGCTTGCCAAACCGAAAAAAGGGAAATCAACTTTCCTAAAACAGACCTAGCCAGTGCTCCGCTGATTCCAAAGCCCATTAAAACCATTTCCACGGGAAGTGCGTTTGGCTTGGATGCAGGTACTGCGATTTACACGACCACCACGGACCCCGAATTTGAAAAAGTAGGCCAGTTTTTATCCGATCAAATCAAGTCTAAAACAGGACTTGCCCTTGGGGTAAACACGCCATCCGAAGCCAACTTGGAGCGTTTGATCTACATCAACCAATCGGATAGTGTGGAATTGGACAATCCAGAGGCTTATCAACTTTATATTAAAAAAGATTCCATTTTATTGAATGCCAAGACCGCTGCGGGTGCTTTTAGAGGGGTACAAACACTTCGACAACTCATTCCCGAAAAAAGCAACGATACCCTTACGGACGGACGGATGTGGGTAATTCCCTCAGGAAAGATCATGGATGCCCCAAAATTTGGGTATCGCGGTTCCATGCTGGACGTAGCGAGACACTTTTTCACCGTGGAAGAGGTCAAAAAATATATTGATGCCCTCGCTTACTACAAGTTTAATACGCTACACCTGCACCTATCGGATGATCAAGGCTGGCGTATTGAAATCAAATCATGGCCCAAACTCACTGAGGTAGGCGGTGCCAGCGAAGTAGGTGGCGGCGAAGGTGGCTTTTACACCCAAGAGGAATACAAGGACATTGTTGCCTATGCTGCGGATAGACATATGACCATCGTTCCCGAAATCGATATGCCCGGGCACACCAATGCTGCTTCATTGAGCTATCCCTTTTTACACTATGCCGGTGCCGAGACTCCACGAGTAAGAACCGACATGAAGGTGGGTTACAGTTCGTTTGATGCCCAAAAAGATACGGTGTACAGCTTTTTGGATGATGTGATCGGCGAAATAGCTGCCATGACCCCTGGGCCCTACTTTCATATTGGAGGTGATGAAAGCCATGTGACCAAAAAAAGTGATTATATCCTTTTTGTGGAAAAAGTGGAAAAGATTGTCCAAAAACACAACAAAAGAATGATTGGATGGGATGAAATCGCCCAAGCCGATATTGACGCCAGTTCCATTGCCCAATTTTGGAACGAGCCTGAAAATGCACTTAAAGCTGCGGAAAACGGGTCCAAAATCATTATGTCGCCAGCTAAAAAGACCTATTTGGACATGAAATATGATTCCATTTCCGAATACGGTTTAAAATGGGCGGGGTACATTCCTGTTGATGTGGGTTACCAGTGGGATCCAGAAAGCTATGTGGAAGGACTTCCCGTAGAGCACATTTTGGGGATTGAAGCCCCGTTATGGTCCGAAACCATTAGTAACAGTGCCGAATTGGAGTATTTGGCCTTTCCTAGAGTGATCGGCTACGGCGAATTGGGATGGTCACCCAGCGAACATCTTAATTGGGACGACTACAAAGAACGCCTTACCGCACAGGTTCCCTATTTGGAAGCCATGGATATCAATTATTATCCAACAAAGTTGGTGGACTGGAACAAAGAATAG